The Cronobacter sakazakii genome has a window encoding:
- a CDS encoding methyl-accepting chemotaxis protein: MSIRDIKIRTKLIFAFAFFIVLLLISAGLSLGSLSQANNNIQQVIAEDYPTTVKANQLTENFQSFVSTQQLMLMDENQRWTQQSEAQLSAISGRIGALLADLNKTLTDDASRQALAQIAEVRKQYLASRFRILDAVKRNDRNAALEEMMSTTVALQNEYKSRVQALIKIQDNHMREAGVTVAKDFSSNRALTIGLTLLCVVLGSLMGWLIVRAITRPLDQAVRFAGAIAEGDLTRSVDVQSRDETGVLLNALMDMKQRLQAIVQEVQYSAESISSAASQIVAGNQDLAARTEEQASSVEQTAASMEQITSTVKNTADNTSEATKLSSEAADVVKRNGEMMQQVTDKMRVIRGTSDRMSDIINLIDSIAFQTNILALNAAVEAARAGEHGRGFAVVAGEVRQLAQKSASSASEIRALIEDSTGQTREGMELVEKASGLLNGMVANVGEMDTILREIAQASREQTDGISQINSAIGMIDTTTQQNSALVEESVAAASSLNDQAHNLKEMIKVFRLSA, from the coding sequence ATGTCCATCCGCGATATTAAAATCCGCACAAAGCTTATTTTCGCTTTTGCTTTTTTTATTGTTTTATTACTTATCAGCGCCGGTTTATCACTCGGTAGTCTGAGCCAGGCCAATAATAATATTCAGCAGGTTATCGCTGAGGATTATCCCACGACCGTAAAAGCCAATCAGCTTACTGAAAATTTCCAGAGCTTCGTCAGTACGCAGCAATTAATGCTGATGGACGAAAACCAGCGCTGGACGCAGCAGTCAGAAGCGCAGCTCAGCGCCATTAGCGGGCGTATTGGCGCGCTGCTGGCCGATCTCAATAAGACGCTGACCGATGACGCTTCGCGTCAGGCGCTGGCGCAGATAGCCGAGGTGCGTAAGCAGTACCTGGCGTCGCGGTTTCGCATTCTCGATGCGGTAAAACGCAACGATCGTAATGCGGCGCTGGAGGAGATGATGTCCACCACGGTGGCGCTCCAGAACGAGTACAAATCGCGGGTTCAGGCGCTGATTAAAATTCAGGATAATCATATGCGCGAGGCAGGCGTGACGGTGGCGAAGGATTTCAGTAGCAACCGTGCGCTGACGATTGGCCTGACGCTGTTGTGCGTGGTGCTGGGTTCTCTGATGGGCTGGCTTATCGTGCGTGCCATTACGCGCCCGCTCGATCAGGCGGTGCGCTTTGCCGGCGCGATTGCCGAGGGCGATCTCACCCGCTCGGTGGACGTGCAGTCGCGCGATGAAACCGGCGTGTTGCTGAATGCGCTGATGGATATGAAGCAGCGTTTGCAGGCCATTGTGCAGGAGGTGCAGTACAGCGCCGAAAGCATCTCCAGCGCGGCGTCGCAGATTGTCGCGGGTAACCAGGATCTGGCCGCGCGCACCGAAGAGCAGGCAAGTTCCGTTGAGCAGACCGCCGCCTCGATGGAGCAGATCACCTCGACCGTGAAAAACACCGCGGATAACACCAGCGAGGCGACGAAACTGTCATCCGAGGCTGCCGATGTGGTGAAACGCAACGGCGAAATGATGCAGCAGGTGACGGACAAAATGCGCGTCATTCGCGGCACGTCGGATCGTATGTCAGACATCATCAACCTGATCGATTCCATCGCGTTCCAGACCAACATCCTGGCGCTGAACGCCGCCGTCGAGGCAGCGCGCGCGGGCGAGCATGGCCGGGGTTTCGCGGTGGTGGCGGGCGAAGTGCGCCAGCTGGCGCAAAAGAGCGCGTCATCGGCAAGCGAGATCCGTGCGCTTATCGAGGACTCCACCGGCCAGACCCGCGAAGGCATGGAGCTGGTGGAAAAAGCGAGTGGCCTGCTGAATGGCATGGTGGCGAACGTTGGAGAAATGGACACGATCCTGCGGGAAATCGCGCAGGCGAGCCGTGAACAGACCGACGGCATTTCGCAGATCAACAGCGCCATTGGCATGATTGACACCACCACGCAGCAGAACTCCGCGCTGGTGGAAGAATCGGTCGCGGCGGCCTCGTCGCTCAATGACCAGGCGCATAACTTAAAAGAGATGATTAAAGTGTTCCGTCTCAGCGCCTGA
- a CDS encoding methyl-accepting chemotaxis protein gives MSSPPFVTQREVTLANDTTLMSTTDLQSYITHANDAFIEVSGYTSEELTGSPHNLVRHPDMPKAAFADMWYTLKQGEPWTGIVKNRCKNGDHYWVRANVAPMVRGGKITGFMSIRTRASAEEIAAVEPLYKALREGRKPRRLFKGLVLRNAWWGKLPAVPLRWRLRGVMAALFVAWMAVMACTGAPMLIPALAAAVMLLLGGAALEWQIVRPVENVARQALRIATGESQSITHINRVDEVGVTLRAVGQLGLMCRWLMNDVSGQVSSVRSGSETLARGNDDLNERTRQTVVNVQQTVTTMNQMAASVQNNSATAAAADKLSSEASDAARLGGQTMETVVNTMDEIADSTQRIGSITALINDIAFQTNILALNAAVEAARAGEQGKGFAVVAGEVRHLANRSANAANDIRKLIDASASKVASGTVQVHEAGRTMQDIVNQVENVTRLLGQISQATTEQADGLSDLTRAVAELDAITRKNAALVEESAQVSSMVKHRAGRLQDAVTVLH, from the coding sequence ATGTCTTCTCCGCCGTTCGTGACGCAGCGTGAAGTTACGCTTGCTAACGACACTACGCTTATGTCTACCACCGATCTGCAAAGCTACATCACCCATGCCAACGACGCTTTTATCGAGGTAAGCGGATATACCTCAGAGGAACTGACCGGCAGCCCGCACAATCTGGTGCGTCACCCCGATATGCCCAAAGCGGCTTTCGCCGATATGTGGTACACGCTGAAGCAGGGCGAGCCCTGGACCGGCATTGTTAAAAACCGCTGTAAAAACGGCGATCACTACTGGGTGCGTGCCAACGTGGCACCGATGGTGCGCGGCGGAAAAATAACCGGTTTTATGTCGATTCGTACCCGAGCCAGCGCGGAAGAGATTGCGGCGGTAGAGCCGCTTTATAAAGCGCTGCGTGAAGGGCGTAAACCGCGCCGTCTGTTCAAAGGGCTGGTGCTGCGCAACGCCTGGTGGGGCAAACTCCCGGCGGTTCCATTGCGCTGGCGTCTGCGCGGTGTGATGGCGGCACTGTTTGTGGCCTGGATGGCAGTGATGGCCTGTACGGGCGCACCAATGCTGATTCCGGCGCTCGCGGCGGCGGTGATGTTGCTTCTCGGCGGCGCGGCGCTGGAGTGGCAGATTGTGCGCCCGGTTGAAAACGTGGCGCGCCAGGCGCTGCGCATCGCGACCGGCGAATCGCAAAGCATTACGCATATTAACCGCGTTGATGAGGTCGGCGTGACGCTGCGCGCGGTCGGCCAGCTGGGGCTGATGTGCCGCTGGCTGATGAATGATGTCTCAGGGCAGGTCAGCAGCGTGCGCAGCGGCAGCGAGACGCTGGCGCGCGGCAATGACGATCTTAACGAACGTACCCGCCAGACAGTGGTGAATGTGCAGCAAACGGTCACCACCATGAATCAAATGGCTGCGTCGGTGCAGAACAACTCCGCCACCGCGGCGGCGGCCGATAAACTCTCCAGCGAGGCGAGCGACGCGGCGCGTCTTGGCGGTCAGACGATGGAAACCGTGGTCAACACGATGGACGAAATCGCCGACAGCACGCAGCGTATCGGCTCCATCACGGCGCTGATTAACGATATCGCCTTTCAGACTAACATCCTGGCGCTTAACGCCGCCGTGGAAGCCGCGCGGGCGGGCGAGCAGGGCAAAGGTTTTGCCGTCGTGGCGGGCGAAGTGCGTCATCTGGCGAACCGCAGCGCGAACGCGGCCAACGATATCCGCAAGCTGATTGACGCCAGCGCCAGTAAAGTGGCGTCCGGTACGGTGCAGGTGCATGAAGCAGGGCGCACCATGCAGGATATCGTCAACCAGGTGGAAAACGTGACGCGTCTGCTGGGGCAGATAAGCCAGGCCACCACCGAGCAGGCCGACGGCCTTTCGGATCTCACCCGTGCGGTAGCCGAACTGGATGCCATCACCCGTAAAAACGCGGCGCTGGTGGAAGAGAGCGCGCAGGTTTCGTCGATGGTGAAACACCGCGCTGGACGCCTGCAGGATGCCGTCACGGTACTGCATTAA
- a CDS encoding IS1-like element IS1B family transposase (programmed frameshift), which yields MASVSISCPSCSATDGVVRNGKSTAGHQRYLCSHCRKTWQLQFTYTASQPGTHQKIIDMAMNGVGCRATARIMGVGLNTIFRHFKKLRPQSVTSRIQPGSDVIVCAEMDEQWGYVGAKSRQRWLFYAYDRLRKTVVAHVFGERTMATLGRLMSLLSPFDVVIWMTDGWPLYESRLKGKLHVISKRYTQRIERHNLNLRQHLARLGRKSLSFSKSVELHDKVIGHYLNIKHYQ from the exons GTGGCTTCTGTTTCTATCAGCTGTCCCTCCTGTTCAGCTACTGACGGGGTGGTGCGTAACGGCAAAAGCACCGCCGGACATCAGCGCTATCTCTGCTCTCACTGCCGTAAAACATGGCAACTGCAGTTCACTTACACCGCTTCTCAACCCGGTACGCACCAGAAAATCATTGATATGGCCATGAATGGCGTTGGATGCCGGGCAACCGCCCGCATTATGGGCGTTGGCCTCAACACGATTTTCCGCCATT TTAAAAAACTCAGGCCGCAGTCGGTAACCTCGCGCATACAGCCGGGCAGTGACGTCATCGTCTGCGCGGAAATGGACGAACAGTGGGGATACGTCGGGGCTAAATCGCGCCAGCGCTGGCTGTTTTACGCGTATGACAGGCTCCGGAAGACGGTTGTTGCGCACGTATTCGGTGAACGCACTATGGCGACGCTGGGGCGTCTTATGAGCCTGCTGTCACCCTTTGACGTGGTGATATGGATGACGGATGGCTGGCCGCTGTATGAATCCCGCCTGAAGGGAAAGCTGCACGTAATCAGCAAGCGATATACGCAGCGAATTGAGCGGCATAACCTGAATCTGAGGCAGCACCTGGCACGGCTGGGACGGAAGTCGCTGTCGTTCTCAAAATCGGTGGAGCTGCATGACAAAGTCATCGGGCATTATCTGAACATAAAACACTATCAATAA